In Asterias rubens chromosome 17, eAstRub1.3, whole genome shotgun sequence, a genomic segment contains:
- the LOC117301849 gene encoding pterin-4-alpha-carbinolamine dehydratase-like isoform X1, with protein MRLSLARQIFRTMATEAKQMKLSADDRAQKLTSLQAAGWKEVEGRDAIQKVFMFKNFNQAFGFMSRVALQAEKMDHHPEWFNVYNKVDITLSTHDVSGLSEKDIKLANFMENVVSS; from the exons atgcGACTTTCACTTGCACGGCAGATATTTCGCACAATG GCAACTGAAGCTAAGCAGATGAAGCTGAGTGCTGACGATAGAGCTCAGAAGCTCACCTCGCTCCAGGCCGCTGGATGGAAAGAAGTGGAAGGACGAGACGCCATCCAAAAAGTCTTCATGTTCAAGAACTTCAACCAG GCATTTGGATTCATGAGTCGAGTCGCCCTCCAAGCTGAGAAGATGGACCACCATCCTGAGTGGTTTAACGTCTACAACAAAGTGGATATCACGTTGAGTACCCACGATGTCAGCGGACTCTCTGAGAAAGACATCAAGCTGGCTAATTTTATGGAGAATGTTGTGTCTtcttaa
- the LOC117301849 gene encoding pterin-4-alpha-carbinolamine dehydratase-like isoform X2 — MKLSADDRAQKLTSLQAAGWKEVEGRDAIQKVFMFKNFNQAFGFMSRVALQAEKMDHHPEWFNVYNKVDITLSTHDVSGLSEKDIKLANFMENVVSS, encoded by the exons ATGAAGCTGAGTGCTGACGATAGAGCTCAGAAGCTCACCTCGCTCCAGGCCGCTGGATGGAAAGAAGTGGAAGGACGAGACGCCATCCAAAAAGTCTTCATGTTCAAGAACTTCAACCAG GCATTTGGATTCATGAGTCGAGTCGCCCTCCAAGCTGAGAAGATGGACCACCATCCTGAGTGGTTTAACGTCTACAACAAAGTGGATATCACGTTGAGTACCCACGATGTCAGCGGACTCTCTGAGAAAGACATCAAGCTGGCTAATTTTATGGAGAATGTTGTGTCTtcttaa